Proteins from a single region of Pseudodesulfovibrio portus:
- a CDS encoding amino acid ABC transporter ATP-binding protein: MISFKGVNKWYGDFQVLKNINLDIAKGEVVVVCGPSGSGKSTMIRCINRLEPIQEGDISVDDMNVSDPRTNMTLLRAEVGFVFQQFNLYPHMTVMENITLAPTLVRGMSRGDATAIGMDLLKKVDIPDKAGAYPSQLSGGQQQRVAIARGLAMQPKIMLFDEPTSALDPEMINEVLDVMKSLAREGMTMICVTHEMGFAREVADRVIFMDDGYLVEENTPEEFFNNPQSDRTKDFLSKILSH; this comes from the coding sequence GTGATTTCTTTCAAAGGCGTCAACAAATGGTATGGGGACTTCCAGGTCCTCAAGAACATCAATCTCGACATCGCCAAGGGTGAGGTCGTGGTCGTGTGCGGCCCTTCGGGCTCCGGCAAATCCACCATGATTCGGTGTATCAACCGGCTGGAACCCATTCAGGAAGGCGACATCTCGGTGGACGACATGAACGTTTCCGACCCGCGCACCAACATGACCCTGTTGCGCGCCGAAGTCGGTTTCGTGTTTCAGCAGTTCAACCTCTATCCGCACATGACGGTCATGGAAAACATCACCCTGGCCCCCACGCTGGTGCGCGGCATGAGCCGGGGCGACGCCACGGCCATCGGCATGGACCTGCTCAAGAAGGTGGACATCCCGGACAAGGCGGGAGCCTACCCGTCCCAGCTCTCCGGCGGCCAGCAGCAGCGAGTGGCCATCGCCCGTGGACTGGCCATGCAGCCGAAGATCATGCTTTTCGACGAACCGACCAGCGCGCTGGACCCGGAAATGATCAACGAAGTGCTCGACGTCATGAAATCCCTGGCCCGCGAGGGAATGACCATGATCTGCGTCACCCACGAGATGGGCTTTGCCCGCGAAGTGGCGGACCGGGTCATCTTCATGGACGACGGTTATCTCGTTGAAGAGAACACGCCCGAGGAGTTCTTCAACAATCCGCAATCGGATCGAACCAAGGACTTCCTGAGCAAGATTCTCAGCCACTAA